Proteins encoded by one window of Enterobacter hormaechei subsp. xiangfangensis:
- a CDS encoding BCCT family transporter yields MSENDTIPKKSKSQINKAVFFTSALLIFLLVAFAAVFPDVADKNFKLLQQQIFTNASWFYILAVALILLSVTFLGLSRYGDIKLGPDHAQPDFSYHSWFAMLFSAGMGIGLMFFGVAEPVMHYLSPPVGTPETVAAAKEAMRLTFFHWGLHAWAIYAIVALILAFFSYRHGLPLTLRSALYPIIGDRIYGPIGHAVDIFAVIGTVFGVATSLGYGVLQVNAGLNHLFGVPINETVQVILIVVITGLATISVVSGLDKGIRILSELNLGLAVLLLALVLCLGPTVLLLKSFVENTGGYLSELVSKTFNLYAYEPKSSNWLGGWTLLYWGWWLSWSPFVGMFIARVSRGRTIREFVTGVLFVPAGFTLMWMTVFGNSAIYLIMNQGATDLANTVQQDVALALFNFLEHFPFSSVLSFIAMAMVIVFFVTSADSGAMVVDTLASGGVANTPVWQRIFWASLMGIVAIALLLAGGLSALQTVTIASALPFSAILLISIYGLLKALRRDLTKRESLSMATIAPTAARNPIPWQRRLRNIAYLPKRSLVKRFMDDVIQPAMTLVQEELNKQGTISHISDAADDRIRLEVDLGNELNYIYEVRLRGYNSPTFALAAIDNDEQQAEQHRYYRAEVYLKEGGQNYDVMGWNQEQLINDMLDQYEKHLHFLHLVR; encoded by the coding sequence ATGAGTGAAAATGATACTATCCCAAAGAAGTCTAAAAGCCAGATTAACAAAGCGGTATTCTTTACATCTGCTTTGTTAATTTTCCTTCTTGTTGCTTTTGCCGCTGTATTCCCGGATGTAGCCGACAAAAATTTTAAATTACTTCAGCAACAAATATTCACGAATGCCAGTTGGTTCTACATCCTTGCTGTAGCACTGATTTTACTAAGTGTCACTTTTCTGGGGCTCTCACGCTACGGTGATATCAAGCTGGGTCCGGACCATGCGCAACCTGATTTCAGCTATCACTCCTGGTTTGCGATGCTCTTTTCGGCAGGGATGGGGATCGGTCTTATGTTCTTTGGCGTTGCCGAACCTGTGATGCATTATCTTTCACCTCCCGTCGGCACACCAGAGACTGTTGCGGCAGCGAAGGAAGCAATGCGTCTGACATTCTTTCACTGGGGTCTGCATGCATGGGCAATCTATGCCATTGTGGCGCTGATCCTGGCCTTCTTCAGTTATCGTCACGGCCTGCCTTTAACGCTACGTTCTGCACTCTATCCCATTATCGGAGATCGAATTTATGGGCCTATAGGCCATGCAGTTGATATTTTCGCCGTTATAGGCACGGTCTTTGGCGTTGCAACATCGCTTGGGTACGGCGTTTTGCAGGTAAATGCCGGTTTGAACCATCTTTTCGGGGTACCCATTAATGAAACGGTGCAGGTTATTCTGATCGTCGTCATCACGGGGTTAGCGACGATTTCGGTGGTGTCCGGCCTGGACAAAGGAATACGTATTCTTTCTGAGCTCAACCTTGGCCTGGCGGTGCTGCTGCTAGCGCTGGTTCTGTGTCTCGGACCAACCGTGCTTCTGCTGAAGTCGTTTGTGGAAAATACGGGCGGTTATCTTTCGGAACTGGTAAGTAAAACCTTCAACCTTTACGCGTATGAGCCCAAGTCGAGTAACTGGCTGGGCGGGTGGACATTATTGTATTGGGGATGGTGGCTTTCATGGTCGCCGTTTGTGGGGATGTTCATCGCAAGGGTTTCCCGTGGCCGAACCATTCGCGAGTTTGTCACTGGCGTGCTGTTTGTTCCCGCCGGTTTTACGCTCATGTGGATGACGGTGTTTGGTAACAGCGCGATCTATCTCATTATGAACCAGGGGGCGACTGACCTCGCCAATACAGTTCAGCAGGATGTCGCGCTGGCCCTGTTCAATTTCCTAGAGCATTTCCCGTTCTCCTCCGTGCTGTCATTTATTGCAATGGCGATGGTCATCGTCTTCTTTGTAACGTCTGCTGATTCAGGAGCAATGGTTGTGGATACTCTGGCATCAGGTGGGGTAGCAAACACACCGGTCTGGCAGCGAATTTTCTGGGCCTCGCTCATGGGAATTGTTGCTATTGCACTTCTCCTTGCGGGAGGGCTAAGCGCGTTGCAAACGGTGACAATAGCAAGTGCATTACCCTTCTCCGCTATCTTATTGATATCCATATACGGACTTTTAAAAGCGCTCCGTCGGGATTTGACTAAGCGTGAAAGTCTGAGCATGGCGACTATTGCCCCAACAGCTGCACGAAACCCAATTCCATGGCAGAGAAGGCTGCGCAATATTGCTTATCTACCGAAACGTTCCCTTGTGAAACGCTTTATGGATGACGTTATCCAGCCTGCCATGACGCTGGTTCAAGAAGAACTGAACAAGCAAGGGACGATAAGCCATATCAGTGACGCAGCTGACGATCGTATCCGACTTGAGGTCGATTTGGGCAACGAGCTGAATTATATTTATGAAGTGAGGCTTCGCGGGTATAACTCACCGACCTTCGCTCTGGCTGCGATTGATAATGATGAGCAGCAGGCTGAGCAGCATCGATATTATCGCGCTGAGGTCTATCTTAAAGAGGGCGGACAAAACTATGATGTGATGGGCTGGAACCAGGAACAGCTTATTAATGACATGCTCGACCAGTACGAAAAACATCTGCACTTCCTGCATCTGGTTCGTTAA
- a CDS encoding DUF2254 domain-containing protein, protein MISRWQWILRQIFKKLWFRAALFAIVAIITALLSILFKSMIPESVSVKVGAEAVDNILNILASSMLAVTTFSLSIMVTAYGSATTNVTPRATRLVVEDVTTQNVLATFIGSFLFSLVGIIALNMGAYGERGRVILFVVTLVVIALILITLLRWIQHLTSLGRVGETTAKVEQAATETFIQRAKSPYLDGYPWLENNEQPNGTVAVYPEMIGYVEYIDMLKLSRLLTEDHRHVYLVAQPGSFIHPSMPVLYLSQGQGPLISKDLLDTINVSDVRSFSQDPRFCLSVMAEIACRALSPAVNDPGTAIDVIGRGVRILSAYAQNKSDEIRVTYPSIHVAPLQNSELLEDFFLPIARDGAGMSEIQRRVLKGLSMLGSSWPHEFEEAALILARETLEYVNRADHTDSDKARIQSVYKSLFSIKHTETIDDKPNKTT, encoded by the coding sequence ATGATTTCGCGTTGGCAATGGATTCTGAGGCAAATATTTAAAAAACTATGGTTCAGGGCAGCGTTATTCGCAATTGTAGCAATAATAACTGCTCTATTATCTATTCTTTTTAAATCAATGATCCCTGAGTCGGTATCAGTTAAGGTTGGCGCAGAAGCAGTGGATAACATTCTAAACATACTGGCATCGAGTATGTTAGCTGTTACCACCTTTTCGCTGAGCATCATGGTCACAGCATATGGTTCAGCTACCACTAATGTAACGCCAAGAGCAACACGTTTAGTTGTTGAAGACGTAACCACACAAAATGTATTGGCCACCTTCATCGGTTCATTTCTCTTCAGCCTGGTAGGAATCATTGCCCTTAATATGGGAGCCTACGGAGAAAGGGGCAGAGTCATTTTATTCGTTGTCACACTGGTGGTCATTGCCTTAATCCTCATCACATTGCTTCGTTGGATACAGCATTTGACCTCTCTGGGAAGGGTTGGCGAGACGACAGCAAAGGTGGAACAGGCAGCAACCGAAACATTTATTCAAAGAGCAAAAAGTCCATATTTAGACGGATATCCATGGCTTGAGAACAATGAACAGCCAAACGGAACGGTTGCCGTTTATCCGGAGATGATTGGCTATGTTGAATATATTGATATGCTGAAACTCAGCAGGCTGCTGACTGAGGATCATCGACATGTATATCTTGTGGCACAGCCAGGCAGCTTCATACATCCTTCGATGCCAGTTTTGTATCTGAGTCAGGGGCAGGGGCCATTAATCAGTAAAGATTTGCTAGATACAATCAATGTGTCGGATGTACGTTCATTTTCTCAGGATCCCCGATTTTGTCTTAGCGTTATGGCTGAAATAGCCTGCAGGGCTCTTTCACCAGCAGTGAACGATCCTGGCACCGCAATTGATGTCATTGGCAGAGGTGTGCGAATACTATCCGCTTATGCGCAGAATAAATCTGATGAAATTAGAGTGACATATCCTTCAATACATGTTGCGCCACTTCAGAACAGCGAGTTACTGGAAGACTTTTTCTTACCTATTGCCCGTGATGGTGCCGGTATGAGTGAGATCCAAAGGAGAGTGCTCAAAGGACTTTCTATGTTAGGAAGTAGTTGGCCCCACGAGTTTGAAGAAGCTGCACTTATTTTGGCTCGAGAAACATTAGAGTATGTAAATCGTGCCGATCACACCGATTCCGATAAGGCTCGGATTCAGTCAGTCTATAAAAGTTTATTTTCTATCAAACATACAGAAACTATCGATGACAAACCTAACAAGACGACCTAA
- a CDS encoding YmjA family protein has protein sequence MTHDIPLKYYDIVDEYATETAKPVEEAERTPLAHYFQLLLTRLYNNEEISEEAQREMAVQAEIDEARIDDIANFLNQWGNE, from the coding sequence ATGACCCATGATATCCCGCTCAAGTATTATGACATCGTCGACGAGTATGCGACTGAAACGGCGAAACCGGTAGAAGAGGCAGAGCGTACGCCGCTGGCACACTATTTCCAGCTGCTGCTCACTCGCTTATACAACAATGAGGAAATCAGTGAAGAGGCGCAGCGGGAGATGGCTGTCCAGGCGGAGATAGACGAAGCGCGCATTGACGATATTGCGAACTTCCTGAATCAGTGGGGCAATGAATAA
- a CDS encoding EAL domain-containing protein, with the protein MKKAIAVAIISTLMVVLSLYAVNAIIVEQQKNRQREISHTLLSYSEELTQNIASTLKNTSAQGCDSASLNVYRKLKMRSLYFADVGFIEKGKITCTAFWGKLANPIALPPELHKTQNGFSLAQFSQKDFFIGNATIYNHLIIFTSRSAYDKFAPVTANYSLRSSTKDFGRTFFTVTPPSENFSRLQSLLFTLAVTECSTRWDLCVTVTHHDAGLASLSHVVMVLLCLFLYFIWVSLTLFSLRLYEDRRSLERTLVKAVKANTISVHFQPVIRVADKKIVGVEVLSRWQDNNHKEVSPELFIPLIKKIGLYNVYYQNMIKKSLAEIAALAAEHQLMISLNVGRTEIEDGKFLSVLRHACSENAIPLSLIKVELSENGVSTSAILEEFCEELKSAGVKISIDDFGVQNSNLARLTNLKYDEIKVDKSLVDGISEHYKQDILVIFSDALAKLNKTLVFEGVESETQFQFIAQRYPDALVQGWYFSKSLTRHDLARLLADSAR; encoded by the coding sequence ATGAAGAAGGCCATTGCCGTTGCTATCATCTCAACCCTAATGGTCGTCCTGTCGCTGTATGCGGTTAACGCCATTATCGTTGAGCAGCAAAAGAACCGGCAGAGGGAGATCTCCCACACGCTCTTAAGCTATTCCGAAGAGTTAACGCAAAATATCGCCAGTACGCTTAAAAATACCTCCGCGCAGGGATGCGATAGCGCCAGTCTGAACGTCTACCGAAAATTAAAGATGCGTAGTCTCTATTTCGCCGATGTGGGGTTTATTGAAAAGGGGAAAATCACCTGCACCGCGTTTTGGGGCAAGCTGGCAAATCCCATCGCCCTTCCCCCTGAGCTGCATAAAACCCAGAACGGATTCAGTCTGGCGCAGTTTTCGCAGAAAGATTTCTTTATCGGTAATGCGACAATTTATAACCACCTTATTATTTTCACCTCCCGTTCAGCCTACGATAAATTTGCCCCCGTTACCGCCAACTATTCGCTTCGTTCTTCCACTAAAGATTTCGGCCGCACCTTTTTCACCGTTACGCCGCCATCAGAAAACTTCAGCCGCTTACAGTCTCTGTTATTTACGCTGGCTGTGACAGAGTGCAGTACACGCTGGGATTTGTGCGTTACCGTCACACACCACGATGCCGGACTGGCTTCGCTCTCCCACGTAGTGATGGTGCTTCTGTGCTTGTTTTTATACTTTATCTGGGTATCCCTGACGCTGTTTTCTCTTCGACTTTATGAAGACCGACGTTCTCTGGAACGAACGCTGGTCAAAGCGGTAAAAGCGAATACCATCAGCGTTCATTTTCAGCCTGTTATTCGGGTTGCTGATAAGAAAATCGTCGGGGTTGAAGTGTTATCAAGATGGCAGGATAACAATCACAAAGAGGTTTCTCCTGAGCTGTTTATCCCGTTAATCAAAAAAATTGGCCTGTATAACGTTTATTATCAGAACATGATAAAGAAATCCCTGGCGGAAATTGCCGCGCTGGCCGCTGAACATCAGTTAATGATTTCACTGAACGTTGGCCGGACGGAAATTGAAGACGGCAAATTCCTGTCGGTATTACGTCATGCATGCTCAGAGAACGCGATTCCTTTATCGTTAATCAAAGTTGAGTTATCCGAGAATGGCGTTTCCACCTCGGCCATCCTTGAAGAGTTTTGTGAGGAGCTTAAATCGGCAGGCGTCAAAATTTCAATAGACGATTTTGGCGTGCAAAACTCTAATCTTGCCAGGCTCACAAATCTCAAATATGACGAAATCAAGGTAGATAAGTCGTTAGTGGACGGCATCAGCGAGCACTATAAACAGGATATCCTGGTGATCTTCAGCGACGCGCTCGCTAAACTGAACAAAACCCTGGTTTTTGAAGGGGTTGAAAGCGAAACACAATTTCAGTTCATCGCGCAGAGATACCCCGATGCCCTCGTACAAGGCTGGTACTTTTCAAAGTCGCTAACCCGGCACGACCTCGCCAGGCTGCTGGCAGACTCAGCGCGATGA
- the yncL gene encoding stress response membrane protein YncL yields the protein MNVSSKFVICLNLVSASTLLLLLSTRFEWF from the coding sequence ATGAACGTATCGAGCAAGTTCGTCATCTGCCTTAATCTTGTTTCTGCCAGTACGCTACTGTTACTGCTCTCAACACGGTTTGAGTGGTTCTGA
- a CDS encoding GlsB/YeaQ/YmgE family stress response membrane protein has protein sequence MGILSWIIFGLIAGILAKWIMPGKDGGGFIVTIILGIVGAVVGGWISTLFGFGRVDGFNFGSFVVAVIGALVVLFIYRKIKS, from the coding sequence ATGGGAATTTTATCCTGGATTATCTTTGGGCTGATTGCGGGGATCCTGGCGAAGTGGATTATGCCGGGCAAAGATGGCGGCGGTTTCATCGTCACGATCATTCTGGGGATTGTGGGTGCAGTCGTCGGCGGCTGGATCAGTACCCTGTTCGGCTTTGGCAGAGTTGATGGCTTCAACTTCGGCAGCTTTGTCGTCGCGGTGATTGGCGCGCTGGTTGTTCTGTTTATCTACAGAAAAATCAAAAGCTAA
- the yoaJ gene encoding protein YoaJ produces MRKTTIIMLIVAIVAVAGTQLGWW; encoded by the coding sequence ATGAGAAAAACGACCATCATCATGCTGATTGTCGCCATCGTGGCCGTCGCCGGTACGCAGTTAGGCTGGTGGTAA
- a CDS encoding YoaK family small membrane protein, translated as MRIGILFPVVIFITAVVFLGWFFLGGYAAPGA; from the coding sequence ATGAGAATAGGGATCCTCTTTCCGGTGGTTATTTTTATCACAGCGGTGGTGTTTTTAGGCTGGTTTTTCCTTGGCGGTTACGCCGCGCCGGGGGCATAA
- a CDS encoding sensor domain-containing diguanylate cyclase gives MSDIILARVSETLSTEQSLDSLVRQLLEMLEIVTDMESTYLTKIDINARLQHILYARNSKQMQIPEGFSVPWDETLCKRAMDSDTLFSNEVPDRWPECEAAKALGITTYMSVPVHLADGSLYGTLCAASTAQKQFSERGEQVIRLFAGLIGQYIQKESLVLQLREANAALITHSYTDALTGLPNRRAIFENLTTLFSLARHLSRNVMIAFIDLDDFKRINDQYGHEAGDRFLVQVGKRLTHEQTQDEIIGRLGGDEFLVASLSHSDDGDTSTEINAIKTRLNGLIAGEYGLGNATILYPGASLGVVIVDPHSTDEDSALRTADLAMYQDKKGKSKTGFVALD, from the coding sequence ATGTCAGATATCATTCTTGCCCGTGTTTCAGAAACCCTCTCCACTGAGCAATCTCTCGACAGTCTTGTGCGTCAGCTACTGGAAATGCTGGAAATTGTGACGGATATGGAATCAACCTACCTGACCAAAATCGATATTAACGCGCGTTTGCAGCACATTTTATATGCCCGTAACAGCAAGCAAATGCAAATCCCGGAAGGGTTCAGCGTGCCCTGGGACGAAACGCTCTGTAAGCGCGCCATGGATAGCGACACTTTGTTCAGTAACGAGGTGCCTGACCGCTGGCCGGAGTGTGAAGCGGCAAAAGCACTGGGTATTACAACCTATATGAGCGTGCCGGTTCACCTGGCTGACGGTTCTCTGTACGGCACGCTTTGCGCTGCCAGCACCGCACAGAAACAGTTCAGCGAGCGTGGCGAGCAGGTGATCAGGCTCTTTGCCGGGTTAATTGGTCAGTATATTCAGAAAGAGTCGCTTGTGCTTCAGCTTCGTGAAGCAAATGCGGCGCTCATTACCCACTCTTACACCGACGCCCTTACCGGCCTGCCGAATCGTCGCGCCATTTTTGAAAACCTTACCACCCTGTTCTCACTGGCGCGCCATCTTAGCCGCAACGTCATGATTGCCTTTATTGACCTCGATGATTTCAAGCGAATCAATGACCAGTACGGGCATGAGGCGGGCGATCGCTTCCTCGTACAGGTCGGCAAGCGACTGACTCACGAGCAAACGCAGGATGAGATTATTGGCCGGCTCGGCGGCGATGAATTTCTGGTTGCCAGCCTGAGTCACAGCGATGATGGCGACACCAGTACAGAGATCAACGCAATCAAAACCCGCCTCAATGGTCTTATTGCGGGCGAATACGGGTTAGGCAATGCCACCATTCTTTATCCCGGTGCAAGCCTTGGCGTCGTTATTGTTGATCCTCACAGCACGGATGAAGATAGCGCCCTGCGCACCGCGGACCTCGCGATGTATCAGGATAAAAAAGGAAAAAGCAAAACAGGCTTTGTCGCGTTAGATTAA
- a CDS encoding DUF333 domain-containing protein: protein MKYLLLALVVPLAACSTKTTPPDAPQPPHAIGMANPASVYCLEKGGEQIPVQSPQGVRTECKLPGGEVIDEWDLYRRDHPQPTR, encoded by the coding sequence ATGAAATATCTTCTCCTGGCGCTGGTTGTACCGCTGGCCGCCTGCTCAACAAAGACCACCCCTCCTGATGCGCCTCAACCGCCGCACGCTATTGGTATGGCAAACCCGGCGTCAGTGTACTGTCTGGAGAAAGGGGGAGAGCAAATCCCTGTTCAAAGCCCGCAGGGTGTACGTACCGAGTGCAAATTACCAGGCGGGGAAGTGATCGATGAATGGGATCTCTACCGACGCGATCACCCGCAACCAACCAGATGA